Proteins encoded together in one Lysinibacillus sp. FSL K6-0232 window:
- a CDS encoding alpha/beta hydrolase, with protein MWKWEADGQAKAVIAILHGAYENHRWYAWLIEKLRMEGFHIVMGDLPNHGVNTGFGRVHDEEFKLYNKYTRNLIENAFSYNLPTFLIGHGLGATLILHTMHKKQYECAGIILTSPWLQLKLLPGKLTNTLTSLSTLTGNIKVTHPITFEKLTRSVEGREEMKDDRPFVSVVSVKWYRELQQMMRNLVFMPKGEFPNMPILMMTGERDVITETRQTRNWLHQQEFSEFQFKEWENCYHNLFHEVERDEIFMYIRDFLNNGLRRIGYIIE; from the coding sequence ATGTGGAAATGGGAAGCTGATGGACAAGCAAAGGCTGTGATTGCTATTCTTCATGGTGCTTATGAAAATCACCGATGGTATGCATGGCTTATAGAGAAACTAAGAATGGAAGGCTTCCACATAGTCATGGGAGATTTGCCTAATCATGGGGTAAATACAGGATTTGGTCGTGTCCATGATGAAGAGTTTAAATTGTACAATAAGTATACAAGAAATTTGATTGAGAATGCTTTTTCATATAATTTACCGACCTTTTTAATTGGGCATGGACTTGGAGCAACATTAATTCTTCATACAATGCATAAAAAGCAGTATGAATGTGCAGGTATTATTTTAACATCGCCTTGGCTGCAATTAAAATTACTACCGGGAAAGCTAACAAATACTTTAACAAGCTTAAGTACCTTAACAGGTAATATAAAGGTAACACATCCAATTACATTTGAAAAATTAACGCGCAGTGTTGAAGGAAGAGAGGAAATGAAGGATGATCGACCATTTGTATCTGTTGTATCGGTGAAATGGTATCGTGAGCTACAGCAAATGATGCGGAATTTAGTGTTTATGCCAAAGGGTGAGTTCCCAAATATGCCTATTCTAATGATGACGGGAGAAAGGGATGTCATTACGGAAACGCGACAAACGCGCAATTGGCTTCATCAACAAGAGTTTTCAGAGTTTCAGTTTAAAGAATGGGAAAATTGTTATCATAATTTATTTCATGAAGTAGAGCGCGATGAAATTTTTATGTATATTCGTGATTTTCTTAACAACGGACTTCGAAGAATTGGCTATATTATTGAGTAA
- a CDS encoding TIGR01212 family radical SAM protein (This family includes YhcC from E. coli K-12, an uncharacterized radical SAM protein.) — MTEINFPFPSEGKRYYTWNRYLRDQFGHKVFKVALDAGFDCPNRDGTVAFGGCTFCSAAGSGDFAGNKVDPIDVQFAEIRDKMHQKWKDGKYMAYFQAYTNTHAPLPVLKEKFEAALAQEGVVGLSIATRPDCLPDDVVEYLAELNERTYLWIELGLQTVHEKTANLINRAHDYATYVEGVDKLRKHGIRVCSHIINGLPLEDYDMMMETARAVAKLDVQGIKIHLLHLLKGTPMVKQYEKGMLEFLDQDVYTKLVADQLEILPPDMVIHRITGDGPIDLMIGPMWSVNKWEVLNGIDAELERRGSFQGKFYKAEVVK, encoded by the coding sequence ATGACAGAAATCAATTTTCCTTTTCCTTCTGAGGGGAAAAGATACTATACATGGAATCGTTACTTGCGCGACCAATTTGGTCACAAAGTATTTAAAGTTGCATTAGATGCAGGCTTTGATTGTCCAAATCGTGACGGCACAGTTGCTTTTGGTGGTTGTACATTTTGCAGTGCAGCAGGCTCTGGTGATTTTGCAGGCAACAAAGTTGATCCAATTGATGTGCAATTTGCTGAAATTCGAGATAAAATGCATCAGAAATGGAAGGACGGCAAATATATGGCGTACTTTCAAGCCTATACAAATACACATGCCCCGCTACCTGTGTTAAAGGAGAAATTTGAGGCGGCTTTAGCACAAGAGGGTGTTGTTGGATTGTCCATTGCTACTCGTCCTGACTGTTTACCTGATGATGTTGTTGAATATTTAGCGGAATTAAACGAGCGCACATATTTATGGATTGAGCTTGGTCTTCAAACAGTCCATGAAAAAACAGCGAACCTTATTAATCGTGCACATGATTATGCAACCTATGTAGAAGGTGTTGACAAGCTGCGGAAGCATGGGATTCGTGTTTGCTCCCATATTATTAATGGTCTGCCTCTTGAAGATTATGACATGATGATGGAAACAGCGCGAGCAGTAGCTAAGCTAGATGTTCAAGGCATTAAAATCCATTTACTGCATTTATTAAAAGGCACACCAATGGTGAAACAATATGAAAAAGGCATGCTAGAATTTTTAGATCAGGATGTTTATACAAAGCTTGTAGCTGATCAATTAGAAATCCTGCCGCCTGATATGGTGATTCACCGTATTACAGGAGATGGACCGATTGATTTGATGATTGGACCGATGTGGAGCGTTAATAAGTGGGAAGTATTAAATGGCATTGATGCCGAGCTGGAACGCCGTGGTAGTTTTCAAGGAAAATTTTACAAAGCTGAGGTTGTGAAATGA
- a CDS encoding class I SAM-dependent methyltransferase, with protein sequence MKLQRVLQYAQQLLIDSVQEGDTVVDATAGNGHDTLFLAQLVGDHGQVYAFDIQKEAVDTTLHRLLDHGLEHRALVLNKGHEEVANFVHKPIAAAIFNLGYLPGSNHHIITKPTTTIQALQDLLKLLKVGGLIVLVIYHGHPGGKEERDMVIDYVRQLPQKYIHVLKYEFLNQQNDPPFVIALEKMKDYPMPEIAQ encoded by the coding sequence ATGAAATTACAACGTGTTTTACAATATGCACAGCAGCTATTAATAGATAGTGTACAGGAGGGTGATACAGTTGTAGATGCCACTGCTGGCAATGGACATGATACACTGTTTTTAGCACAGCTTGTCGGAGATCATGGACAAGTTTATGCCTTCGATATTCAAAAGGAGGCAGTTGATACAACACTTCATCGCCTTTTAGACCACGGGTTAGAGCACCGTGCGCTTGTACTCAATAAAGGGCATGAGGAAGTCGCCAATTTTGTTCATAAGCCTATAGCTGCTGCTATTTTTAACCTTGGCTACTTGCCTGGTAGCAATCATCATATTATTACAAAGCCAACAACAACTATTCAAGCACTGCAAGATTTACTCAAGCTCTTAAAGGTTGGGGGCTTAATTGTACTTGTCATTTATCATGGGCATCCTGGTGGTAAAGAGGAACGAGATATGGTGATAGACTATGTTCGCCAGCTTCCACAAAAATATATTCATGTTTTAAAATATGAGTTTCTGAATCAGCAAAATGACCCACCATTTGTCATTGCTTTAGAAAAAATGAAAGATTATCCTATGCCTGAAATCGCTCAATGA
- a CDS encoding MDR family MFS transporter has product MPKSVWFLIIGMLVNTTGNSFLWPLNAIYIHDYLGKSLAMAGFILMLNSAAGVLGNLLGGYLFDRIGGYKSIMLGILLTIASLIGLTIWHGWPHYIWFLTILGFSGGIVFPAMFALAGTAWPEGGRKAFNAIYLAQNVGVAVGPALAGIVADYQFDYVFKVNLAMYILFFAIALMTFKRLEAGSIAPKNVVSESKRIINKAPFYALLIISASSVLCWLAYSQWSATISSYTQDLGLGLKQYSLLWTINGLLIVIGQPLIAPLVKRWEHHIKRQLVFGITLIAVSFGIIAFANDFKMFGAAMVVLTFGEMFYTPALPTIANQLAPKGRQGFYQGIINSATTVGRMIGPLFGGIMVDQFGMIPLVLTLVVIVLFAIIPCLIYDYPLKKEKIITD; this is encoded by the coding sequence ATGCCAAAGAGTGTTTGGTTTTTAATAATTGGAATGCTTGTGAACACAACGGGCAACTCATTTTTATGGCCTTTAAATGCCATTTATATACACGATTATTTAGGGAAATCCCTTGCAATGGCAGGCTTTATTTTAATGCTAAATTCGGCTGCTGGTGTATTGGGCAATCTATTAGGTGGCTATTTATTTGATAGAATTGGCGGCTATAAATCTATTATGCTTGGCATACTTTTAACAATTGCCTCTTTAATTGGCTTAACAATTTGGCACGGTTGGCCACATTATATATGGTTTTTAACAATACTTGGCTTTAGCGGAGGCATTGTATTCCCAGCAATGTTTGCATTAGCAGGTACTGCATGGCCAGAAGGAGGGCGTAAGGCATTTAATGCTATCTACTTGGCTCAAAATGTTGGGGTTGCAGTAGGGCCTGCATTGGCAGGAATTGTGGCGGATTATCAATTTGACTATGTTTTTAAAGTGAATTTAGCGATGTATATATTATTCTTTGCTATTGCACTAATGACATTTAAACGTTTAGAGGCAGGCAGTATTGCCCCTAAAAATGTTGTGAGTGAAAGTAAACGAATAATTAATAAAGCACCGTTCTATGCGTTATTAATTATTAGTGCATCCTCTGTTTTATGCTGGCTAGCTTATTCGCAATGGAGTGCCACGATTTCATCCTATACACAGGATTTAGGGTTAGGTTTAAAGCAATATAGCTTACTATGGACGATTAATGGGCTGTTAATTGTTATAGGGCAACCGCTTATTGCACCACTTGTAAAGCGTTGGGAGCATCATATAAAGCGTCAGCTTGTATTTGGTATAACTCTTATTGCTGTATCCTTTGGCATTATTGCCTTTGCCAATGATTTTAAAATGTTTGGTGCAGCTATGGTTGTATTAACATTTGGCGAAATGTTTTATACACCAGCATTGCCCACAATTGCCAATCAGCTTGCACCAAAGGGACGGCAAGGCTTCTATCAAGGAATTATAAATAGTGCGACAACGGTAGGTCGCATGATTGGACCGTTATTTGGTGGTATTATGGTAGACCAATTTGGTATGATTCCACTTGTTTTAACATTAGTAGTCATTGTGTTATTTGCCATTATTCCGTGTCTTATTTATGATTACCCTTTAAAAAAGGAAAAAATAATAACAGATTAA
- a CDS encoding alanine/glycine:cation symporter family protein, with the protein MEVVVEKLNGILWGPWFIYGILLIGLFFSVITKFLQVRHIKDMFVLMFRGEKSDKGISSFQAMSIALSGRVGTGNIAGTATAIGMGGPGAVFWMWAIAFIGAATAYVESTLAQIYKEEKETEYRGGPAFYLEKGTGQKWFGVLFAVVAVIAMLILMPGVQSNAISVAVENAFGLAPWITGVIIVVLLGAIIIGGVKSIANAAQIIVPFMAAAYILMAIVIIVMNISEIPAVIGLIFSSAFGAQEIFGGIIGSAIAWGVKRGIYSNEAGQGTGAHPAAAAEVSHPAKQGIVQAASVYIDTLLVCSATAFMILFTGMYNVHDEKADAIVVEHDAKEYEIYPTIFTGEFGKDEYSGDAQISFAQTIKEGAAYTQYAVDDALPGFGGPFVAVALFFFAFTTIMAYYYIAETNVAYLLTGSAEKIGIWLAKIAILVAAFYGTIRTSDLAWAMGDVGLGLMVWTNVIGILIVMKPAIIALKDYEKQKKEGKDPVFDPRKLGIKGADFWVQYSEKRKNK; encoded by the coding sequence ATGGAAGTTGTTGTTGAGAAATTGAATGGTATTTTATGGGGACCTTGGTTTATTTACGGTATCTTATTGATCGGACTTTTTTTCTCTGTTATCACCAAGTTCCTACAAGTTAGACATATTAAAGATATGTTCGTTTTAATGTTTAGAGGAGAGAAATCAGACAAAGGGATTTCATCCTTTCAGGCGATGTCTATTGCTTTATCAGGTCGTGTAGGTACGGGTAATATTGCTGGTACGGCAACAGCCATTGGAATGGGTGGACCCGGCGCTGTTTTTTGGATGTGGGCGATTGCGTTTATTGGCGCAGCAACGGCTTACGTAGAATCAACCTTAGCACAGATTTATAAGGAAGAAAAAGAAACTGAATATCGCGGTGGACCAGCCTTTTATCTTGAAAAGGGGACAGGTCAAAAATGGTTTGGGGTTTTATTTGCGGTTGTAGCAGTTATCGCGATGTTAATCTTAATGCCTGGTGTACAGTCAAACGCCATTTCAGTAGCAGTGGAAAATGCTTTTGGTTTAGCGCCTTGGATTACAGGTGTTATTATTGTTGTGTTATTAGGTGCTATTATTATTGGTGGAGTTAAATCAATTGCAAACGCTGCACAAATCATCGTACCATTTATGGCTGCTGCCTACATACTTATGGCAATTGTTATTATTGTAATGAATATTTCAGAAATTCCAGCAGTTATTGGATTAATTTTCTCAAGTGCATTTGGTGCACAAGAAATCTTTGGGGGGATTATTGGTTCTGCTATTGCATGGGGTGTAAAACGTGGTATTTATTCAAATGAAGCAGGTCAAGGTACAGGGGCTCACCCTGCGGCGGCTGCGGAAGTATCGCACCCTGCAAAACAGGGGATTGTACAAGCGGCTTCTGTCTATATTGATACATTATTAGTTTGTTCAGCTACAGCATTTATGATTTTATTTACAGGGATGTACAATGTCCATGATGAAAAAGCAGATGCAATTGTCGTGGAGCATGATGCAAAAGAATATGAAATTTACCCAACTATTTTCACAGGTGAGTTTGGTAAAGATGAGTATTCAGGAGATGCACAAATTTCCTTTGCACAAACGATTAAAGAGGGTGCAGCTTATACACAATACGCTGTAGATGATGCACTACCAGGATTCGGTGGTCCATTCGTAGCAGTGGCATTATTCTTCTTTGCCTTTACAACCATTATGGCTTATTACTATATTGCAGAAACAAATGTTGCTTACTTATTGACAGGCTCTGCTGAAAAAATAGGTATTTGGCTTGCAAAGATTGCTATTTTAGTAGCAGCTTTCTATGGTACAATCCGTACATCCGATTTAGCATGGGCTATGGGGGATGTAGGTCTTGGCTTAATGGTTTGGACGAATGTTATCGGGATTTTAATTGTCATGAAGCCAGCGATTATTGCTTTAAAAGATTATGAGAAACAGAAAAAAGAAGGGAAAGACCCTGTCTTTGATCCTCGTAAACTAGGCATTAAAGGCGCAGATTTCTGGGTTCAATATAGTGAAAAACGTAAAAATAAATAG
- a CDS encoding gamma carbonic anhydrase, translated as MIYPFKDKMPKIDPSVFIADYATVTGDVTIGAETTIWFNTVIRGDVSPTIIGKRVSIQDLCCLHQSPKYPLIIEDEVTVGHQVTLHSCTIRKNALIGMGSIILDGAEIGEGAFIGAGSLVPPGKVIPPNSLALGRPAKVVRELNAEDKEDMERIVREYAEKGQYYKSLQK; from the coding sequence ATGATTTATCCATTTAAAGATAAAATGCCAAAGATTGATCCATCTGTTTTTATTGCTGATTACGCAACAGTTACTGGTGATGTAACCATTGGTGCTGAAACAACTATTTGGTTTAATACAGTTATTCGAGGCGATGTATCTCCTACCATTATTGGCAAACGTGTAAGCATTCAAGACCTATGCTGTCTGCACCAAAGTCCAAAGTATCCATTAATTATTGAGGACGAGGTAACAGTAGGTCATCAAGTGACTTTACATAGCTGTACAATTCGAAAAAATGCCTTGATTGGCATGGGCTCTATTATATTAGACGGGGCAGAGATTGGAGAGGGTGCATTTATCGGAGCTGGAAGCCTAGTACCTCCTGGTAAAGTCATTCCCCCAAATAGCTTAGCATTAGGTCGTCCAGCAAAAGTTGTACGCGAATTAAATGCTGAGGATAAAGAAGATATGGAACGCATCGTACGCGAATATGCCGAAAAAGGCCAGTATTATAAATCGCTTCAAAAATAG